Proteins from one Pseudomonas bijieensis genomic window:
- the glyQ gene encoding glycine--tRNA ligase subunit alpha has translation MSQPTPAVRTFQDLILALQQYWAEQGCVVLQPYDMEVGAGTFHTATFLRAIGPETWNAAYVQPSRRPTDGRYGENPNRLQHYYQFQVVLKPNPENFQELYLGSLKHVGLDPLVHDIRFVEDNWESPTLGAWGLGWEVWLNGMEVTQFTYFQQAGGIECYPVTGEITYGLERLAMYLQGVDSVYDLVWADGPFGKVTYGDVFHQNEVEQSTYNFEHANVDKLFELFDFYESEAKRLIELDQPLPLPSYEMVLKASHTFNLLDARRAISVTARQQYILRVRTLARSVAQAYLLARAKLGFPMATPDLRDEVLAKLEAAQ, from the coding sequence GTGAGCCAGCCTACGCCAGCCGTGCGTACCTTCCAAGACTTGATCCTCGCCCTCCAGCAATACTGGGCCGAGCAAGGTTGCGTGGTACTTCAGCCCTACGATATGGAAGTAGGCGCCGGCACTTTCCACACTGCCACGTTTCTGCGTGCCATCGGCCCGGAAACCTGGAACGCCGCTTATGTGCAGCCCAGCCGCCGCCCGACTGACGGCCGCTACGGCGAAAACCCGAACCGTCTGCAGCACTACTACCAGTTCCAGGTGGTTCTGAAGCCGAACCCGGAAAACTTCCAGGAGCTTTACCTGGGCTCGCTCAAGCACGTCGGTCTCGACCCACTGGTGCACGACATTCGTTTCGTCGAAGACAACTGGGAATCGCCAACCCTGGGCGCCTGGGGCCTGGGCTGGGAAGTCTGGCTCAACGGCATGGAAGTGACTCAGTTCACTTACTTCCAGCAGGCCGGTGGCATCGAGTGCTACCCGGTGACCGGCGAAATCACCTATGGCCTGGAACGCCTGGCCATGTACCTGCAAGGCGTGGATTCGGTCTACGACCTGGTGTGGGCCGACGGCCCGTTCGGCAAAGTGACCTATGGCGATGTGTTCCACCAGAACGAAGTGGAGCAGTCGACCTACAACTTCGAACACGCCAACGTCGACAAGCTGTTCGAGCTGTTCGATTTCTATGAAAGCGAAGCCAAGCGCCTGATCGAGCTGGACCAGCCGCTACCGTTGCCGAGCTACGAAATGGTGTTGAAGGCGTCCCATACCTTCAACCTGCTGGACGCACGCCGGGCGATTTCCGTGACCGCGCGCCAGCAATACATCCTGCGTGTGCGCACCCTGGCGCGTTCCGTTGCGCAAGCCTATCTGCTGGCCCGTGCCAAGCTGGGCTTCCCGATGGCGACCCCGGACCTGCGTGATGAAGTGTTGGCTAAGCTGGAGGCTGCACAATGA
- the glyS gene encoding glycine--tRNA ligase subunit beta — MSAQDFLVELGTEELPPKALNTLADAFLAGIDKGLQAAGLNYEAKHVYAAPRRLAVLITALATQQPDRSINLDGPPRQAAFDADGNPTQAALGFAKKCGVDLSEIDQSGPKLRYSQNIKGKPTASLLPTIVEDSLNDLPIPKRMRWAARKEEFVRPTQWLVMLLGDQVIDCTILAQKAGRDSRGHRFHHPQSVRITSPANYLADLRAAYVLADANERRELISKRTEELATLQEGTAIVPANLLDEVTALVEWPVPLVCSFEERFLEVPQEALITTMQDNQKYFCLLDAEGKLLPRFITVANIESKDPQQIIAGNEKVVRPRLTDAEFFFKQDKKQPLESFNERLRNVVFQEKLGSVYDKAERVSKLAAYIAPRIGGDAQRAARAGILSKCDLSTEMVGEFPEMQGVAGYYYALNDGEPQDVALALNEQYMPRGAGAELPTTLTGAAVAIADKLDTLVGIFGIGMLPTGSKDPYALRRAALGVLRILIDKQLDLDLNDAVAFAVNAFGSKVKAVGLAEAVLEFIFDRLRARYEDEGVEVATYLSVRALKPGSALDFDQRVQAVQAFRKLPEAAALAAVNKRVSNLLSKAEPSVKAVEARYFDNAAEFSLHSAIQQAYASVQPLMEKREYAEALARLAALREPVDAFFEAVMVNADNEDVRKNRYALLARLRSLFLNIADISVLG; from the coding sequence ATGAGTGCTCAAGATTTTCTGGTTGAACTGGGCACCGAAGAACTGCCACCCAAAGCCCTGAACACCCTGGCCGATGCGTTCCTGGCCGGTATCGACAAAGGCCTGCAAGCCGCTGGCCTGAACTACGAAGCCAAGCACGTCTATGCCGCACCACGCCGCCTGGCCGTGCTGATCACCGCCCTGGCGACCCAGCAGCCGGACCGCAGCATCAACCTCGACGGCCCGCCACGCCAGGCCGCGTTCGATGCCGATGGCAATCCGACCCAGGCCGCCCTGGGCTTCGCCAAGAAGTGCGGCGTGGACCTGAGCGAAATCGATCAGAGCGGCCCCAAGCTGCGCTACAGCCAGAACATCAAGGGCAAGCCGACCGCCAGCCTGTTGCCGACCATCGTCGAAGACTCCCTCAATGACTTGCCGATTCCCAAGCGCATGCGCTGGGCTGCGCGCAAGGAAGAGTTCGTGCGTCCGACCCAATGGCTGGTGATGCTGCTCGGTGACCAGGTCATCGACTGCACGATCCTGGCCCAGAAGGCCGGTCGCGATTCCCGCGGCCACCGCTTCCATCATCCGCAGAGCGTGCGCATCACCTCGCCGGCCAACTACCTGGCCGACCTGCGTGCCGCCTACGTGCTGGCCGACGCCAACGAGCGTCGCGAGCTGATCAGCAAGCGCACCGAGGAGCTGGCGACCCTGCAGGAAGGCACCGCCATCGTGCCCGCCAACCTGCTGGATGAAGTGACCGCGTTGGTGGAATGGCCAGTGCCGCTGGTGTGCTCGTTCGAGGAACGTTTCCTCGAAGTGCCCCAGGAAGCGCTGATCACCACCATGCAGGACAACCAGAAGTACTTCTGCCTGCTGGACGCCGAAGGCAAGTTGCTGCCGCGCTTCATCACAGTCGCCAACATCGAAAGCAAGGACCCGCAGCAGATCATCGCCGGTAACGAAAAAGTCGTTCGCCCGCGCCTGACCGATGCCGAGTTCTTCTTCAAGCAGGACAAGAAACAGCCCCTGGAAAGCTTCAACGAGCGCCTGCGCAACGTGGTGTTCCAGGAAAAACTCGGCAGCGTCTACGACAAGGCCGAGCGCGTATCGAAACTGGCGGCGTACATCGCCCCACGCATCGGCGGCGACGCCCAGCGCGCGGCCCGTGCCGGCATCCTGTCCAAATGCGACCTGTCCACCGAGATGGTCGGTGAGTTCCCGGAGATGCAAGGTGTCGCCGGTTACTACTACGCCCTCAACGATGGCGAGCCACAAGACGTGGCCCTGGCGCTGAACGAGCAGTACATGCCGCGCGGTGCCGGCGCTGAATTGCCGACCACCCTGACCGGTGCGGCCGTGGCCATCGCCGACAAGCTCGACACCCTGGTCGGCATCTTCGGCATCGGCATGCTGCCCACCGGCAGCAAGGACCCGTACGCTCTGCGTCGCGCGGCCCTGGGCGTGCTGCGGATCCTGATCGACAAGCAACTGGACCTGGACCTGAACGACGCCGTGGCCTTCGCCGTCAACGCGTTCGGTAGCAAGGTCAAGGCTGTCGGCCTGGCCGAGGCGGTGCTGGAATTCATCTTTGACCGCCTGCGTGCGCGTTATGAAGATGAAGGCGTCGAGGTCGCGACCTACCTGTCGGTGCGTGCCCTGAAACCGGGTTCGGCCCTGGACTTCGACCAGCGCGTACAGGCGGTGCAGGCGTTCCGCAAATTGCCGGAAGCCGCAGCACTGGCGGCGGTGAACAAACGAGTGTCGAACCTGCTGAGCAAGGCCGAACCTTCGGTCAAGGCCGTTGAAGCACGCTACTTTGATAATGCCGCGGAGTTTTCGCTCCACTCGGCAATTCAACAGGCGTATGCGTCGGTACAACCGCTCATGGAGAAACGCGAGTATGCCGAAGCACTGGCCCGCTTGGCGGCACTGCGCGAGCCTGTCGATGCGTTCTTTGAAGCCGTGATGGTGAATGCGGACAACGAAGACGTGCGCAAGAATCGCTATGCGTTGCTGGCACGTCTGCGCAGCCTGTTCCTCAATATTGCCGATATTTCCGTGCTGGGTTGA
- a CDS encoding lysophospholipid acyltransferase family protein yields MSILQAIRTFLFYLLLGTSSLLWCTLSFFIAPFMSFKARYRFINVYWCRCALWLSKVFLGISYEVKGAENVPDRPCVIQSNHQSTWETFFLSAYFEPLSQVLKRELLFVPFFGWAMAMLRPIAIDRDNPKAALKHVAKKGDELLKDNVWVLIFPEGTRVPYGTVGKFSRGGTALAVNADLPVLPIAHNAGKFWPKAGWIRTPGVITVVIGAPMYAEGSGPRAIAELNDRVQAWNEQTQREMGSLPPAPATPASTDQIAV; encoded by the coding sequence ATGTCGATATTGCAGGCCATCAGAACCTTTCTCTTTTACCTGCTGCTGGGCACCAGCTCCTTGCTGTGGTGCACCCTGAGTTTTTTTATCGCGCCGTTCATGTCATTCAAGGCGCGCTACCGCTTCATCAATGTGTACTGGTGCCGTTGCGCACTGTGGCTGAGCAAGGTGTTCCTGGGCATCAGCTATGAAGTGAAGGGCGCCGAGAACGTGCCGGACCGGCCCTGCGTGATCCAGTCCAACCACCAGAGCACCTGGGAGACATTCTTTCTCTCGGCCTATTTCGAGCCGTTGAGCCAAGTGCTCAAGCGTGAGCTGCTGTTCGTGCCGTTCTTCGGCTGGGCCATGGCGATGCTGCGTCCGATCGCCATCGATCGCGACAACCCCAAGGCTGCGCTCAAGCATGTGGCGAAGAAGGGTGACGAGTTGCTCAAGGACAATGTCTGGGTGTTGATCTTTCCCGAGGGCACTCGTGTTCCTTACGGAACGGTCGGCAAGTTTTCCCGGGGCGGTACCGCATTGGCCGTGAACGCCGACCTACCTGTGCTGCCAATTGCACACAATGCCGGCAAATTCTGGCCCAAGGCGGGCTGGATCCGCACGCCAGGGGTCATCACCGTGGTGATCGGCGCGCCAATGTATGCCGAAGGCAGCGGGCCCCGCGCCATTGCCGAGCTTAACGATCGTGTCCAGGCCTGGAATGAACAGACACAACGGGAAATGGGTTCGCTGCCACCGG
- a CDS encoding DNA-3-methyladenine glycosylase I, with product MPRCFWCSEDPLYMAYHDQEWGTPLRDAQGLFELLLLEGFQAGLSWITVLRKRERYREVLYGFDVQRVAQMSDAEIDDLMLDPGIIRNRLKLKAARRNAQAWLALEDPVAFLWSFVGDKPIINHFKDRTEVPAITPEALAMSKGLKKAGFTFVGPTICYALMQASGMVMDHTQDCDRYAELANGG from the coding sequence ATGCCACGCTGCTTTTGGTGTTCCGAAGATCCGTTGTACATGGCTTATCACGACCAGGAGTGGGGCACGCCGCTGCGCGATGCGCAGGGTTTGTTCGAGTTGCTTTTGCTCGAAGGGTTCCAGGCCGGGCTGTCCTGGATCACCGTTTTGCGCAAACGCGAGCGCTACCGGGAAGTGCTGTACGGCTTCGATGTGCAGCGGGTGGCGCAGATGAGCGATGCGGAAATCGACGACCTGATGCTCGACCCCGGCATCATCCGCAACCGCCTCAAGCTCAAGGCCGCCCGGCGCAATGCCCAGGCCTGGCTGGCCCTGGAAGACCCGGTGGCGTTCCTCTGGTCGTTCGTCGGTGACAAACCCATCATCAACCATTTCAAGGACCGTACCGAAGTGCCGGCCATCACGCCCGAGGCGCTGGCGATGAGCAAAGGCCTGAAAAAAGCCGGCTTCACCTTCGTCGGCCCGACCATTTGCTACGCCTTGATGCAGGCCTCGGGGATGGTCATGGACCACACCCAGGACTGCGACCGCTACGCCGAGCTGGCAAACGGTGGTTAG
- a CDS encoding SDR family NAD(P)-dependent oxidoreductase yields MKIDFTGRHVLVTGSTSGIGFATAKGFLESGAHVVINGRSESSVEDALQRLGALASNATGFVGDLSNAPGCQALIAKHPSFDIVINNLGIFKLEDFFETPDSEWQRFFETNVMSGVRVSRAYAQGMVERGWGRIVFVSSESGVNIPADMIHYGFTKTAQLSIARGLAKRLAGTGVTVNSVLPGPTLSEGVAQMLQADVERSGESLEKVAADFVNQHRSTSIIQRAARVEEVANMIIYASSEQASATTGAALRVDGGVVDSIV; encoded by the coding sequence ATGAAAATCGACTTCACCGGACGTCACGTCCTGGTCACTGGCTCCACCAGCGGTATCGGTTTTGCCACAGCCAAAGGCTTCCTCGAATCCGGCGCCCACGTGGTCATCAACGGTCGCAGCGAGAGCAGCGTGGAGGACGCGTTGCAGCGCTTGGGCGCCCTTGCTTCAAATGCCACCGGTTTTGTGGGCGACCTGAGCAACGCGCCTGGCTGCCAGGCACTGATCGCCAAGCACCCGAGTTTCGATATCGTCATCAACAACCTGGGCATTTTCAAACTGGAAGACTTTTTCGAAACGCCGGACAGCGAATGGCAGCGCTTCTTCGAAACCAACGTGATGTCCGGCGTGCGGGTTTCCAGGGCTTACGCCCAAGGCATGGTCGAGCGCGGTTGGGGGCGGATTGTGTTTGTCTCGTCGGAATCGGGCGTAAACATTCCCGCTGACATGATCCACTACGGCTTCACCAAAACCGCGCAACTTTCAATCGCTCGCGGCCTGGCCAAGCGCCTCGCCGGCACGGGCGTGACGGTGAACTCGGTGTTGCCTGGGCCGACGCTTTCCGAAGGTGTTGCCCAGATGCTGCAGGCAGATGTCGAGCGCAGCGGGGAAAGCCTGGAAAAAGTCGCGGCGGATTTCGTCAATCAGCACCGCAGCACCTCGATCATCCAGCGTGCGGCACGCGTCGAGGAAGTCGCCAACATGATCATCTATGCCAGCTCGGAACAGGCCTCGGCCACCACCGGTGCGGCGTTGCGTGTGGATGGTGGTGTGGTGGACAGCATCGTTTAG
- the gmhB gene encoding D-glycero-beta-D-manno-heptose 1,7-bisphosphate 7-phosphatase: MLLKLLILDRDGVINHDSDAYIKSVEEWLPLPGSIEAIAQLSKAGWTVAVATNQSGIARGYYDLAVLEAMHERLRELVAEQGGEVGLIVYCPHGPDDGCDCRKPKPGMLKAIAGHYAVPLAGVWFVGDSLGDLEAAKAVDCQPVLVKTGKGEKTLGKTLPVGTLIFDDLAAIAAELIHN; this comes from the coding sequence TTGCTGTTGAAACTGCTGATTCTCGATCGGGATGGCGTGATCAATCACGACTCCGACGCATATATCAAATCGGTGGAGGAGTGGTTGCCACTGCCCGGTTCGATCGAAGCCATCGCGCAGTTGAGCAAGGCCGGCTGGACGGTGGCAGTCGCCACCAACCAGTCGGGCATTGCCCGCGGTTATTATGACCTTGCCGTGCTCGAGGCCATGCATGAGCGCTTGCGCGAATTGGTGGCCGAACAGGGCGGGGAAGTCGGGCTGATCGTTTATTGCCCACATGGGCCGGATGACGGTTGCGATTGCCGCAAACCCAAGCCGGGCATGTTGAAGGCCATCGCCGGGCATTATGCTGTGCCGCTGGCGGGTGTGTGGTTCGTCGGCGACAGCCTCGGTGACCTGGAGGCAGCCAAGGCCGTCGACTGTCAGCCAGTTTTGGTTAAGACCGGGAAAGGCGAAAAGACCCTGGGCAAGACTCTTCCGGTGGGCACCTTGATTTTTGACGACCTGGCGGCCATTGCCGCTGAACTTATCCACAATTAG
- a CDS encoding lysophospholipid acyltransferase: MDKLKGALLVGALRLFALLPWRAVQAVGSAIGWLMWKLPNRSRDVVRINLAKCFPEMDPAERERLVGQSLKDIGKSLTESACAWIWPAQRSIELVREVEGLEVLKEALASGKGVVGITSHLGNWEVLNHFYCSQCKPIIFYRPPKLKAVDELLQKQRVQLGNKVAASTKEGILSVIKEVRKGGQVGIPADPEPAESAGIFVPFFATQALTSKFVPNMLAGGKAVGVFLHALRLPDGSGYKVILEAAPDAMYSTDTETACAAMSQVVERYVRAYPSQYMWSMKRFKKRPPGEARWY, from the coding sequence GTGGATAAGTTGAAAGGCGCCTTGCTGGTCGGCGCTCTGCGGTTGTTTGCGCTGCTGCCTTGGCGCGCGGTGCAAGCGGTGGGTTCGGCCATTGGCTGGCTCATGTGGAAGCTGCCCAACCGCTCCCGCGATGTGGTGCGGATCAACCTCGCCAAATGTTTTCCCGAGATGGACCCGGCCGAGCGCGAACGCCTGGTGGGCCAAAGCCTCAAGGACATCGGCAAATCCCTGACCGAAAGCGCCTGTGCCTGGATCTGGCCGGCCCAGCGCTCCATCGAACTGGTGCGTGAAGTCGAAGGCCTGGAAGTATTGAAAGAAGCGCTGGCCTCCGGCAAAGGCGTGGTGGGCATCACCAGCCACCTCGGCAACTGGGAAGTGCTCAACCACTTCTATTGCAGCCAGTGCAAACCGATCATTTTCTACCGCCCGCCCAAGCTCAAGGCGGTGGATGAATTGCTGCAAAAGCAACGCGTGCAACTGGGCAACAAAGTCGCCGCATCGACCAAGGAAGGCATCCTCAGCGTCATCAAGGAAGTGCGCAAAGGCGGCCAGGTGGGCATCCCCGCCGACCCGGAACCGGCCGAATCCGCCGGCATCTTCGTGCCCTTTTTCGCCACCCAGGCCCTGACCAGCAAGTTCGTACCGAACATGCTCGCCGGCGGCAAGGCGGTCGGCGTCTTCCTTCACGCCCTGCGCCTGCCGGACGGCTCCGGCTACAAAGTCATCCTCGAAGCCGCCCCGGACGCGATGTACAGCACCGACACCGAAACCGCCTGCGCCGCCATGAGCCAAGTGGTGGAACGCTACGTGCGGGCCTACCCGAGCCAGTACATGTGGAGCATGAAACGCTTCAAGAAACGCCCGCCGGGTGAGGCACGGTGGTACTGA